From Acropora muricata isolate sample 2 chromosome 14, ASM3666990v1, whole genome shotgun sequence, one genomic window encodes:
- the LOC136898671 gene encoding transmembrane prolyl 4-hydroxylase-like isoform X1: protein MDKSSCIGQCLSLSPFFLILGLLSATGSSQQLPRAATPCLPNNPKCYFERFANFKIPQVEPLKVGHVRKLRLVDGKEHEMVTTAIYPPIFEIADFLSDEECDHIIKLAKDEGLETSRTLKEGIKYDKRALGKNTKKNFDVWDLNEDGHIDKDEMVHNLENYLDFTPDEATLLNMYSTLQLDKDQDENISFEEFKERDIAEMAKLITTVKKEKPQTKSRHSEQAWIENVSERSDSIIAAIAERVQRLTMLPMEVIKASEYMQVVSYGPTGHYNCHLDSDNIQPNKPCCHILDSDNHCRMCRFATVLYFLDNVEDGGETAFPVADNITFDVNEWMRDSENVCNLAKNCHKANVVVKPEKGKAVLWYNHRVDNATGWLGELDKYSFHGGCNVRRGTKWIANHWISLSEDKEEDIKNWIELDQYDEDEKQVSESSEADISHQEL from the exons ATGGATAAATCATCTTGCATTGGCCAATGTCTGTCTCTTTCCCCCTTTTTCCTTATTTTGGGCCTTCTATCAGCCACAGGCAGCTCCCAACAACTCCCAAGAGCCGCGACACCTTGCCTACCGAACAACCCTAAGTGTTATTTTGAACGATTCGCAAATTTCAAGATACCTCAAGTAGAACCGCTGAAG GTTGGACACGTTAGGAAACTGAGGTTAGTTGATGGAAAGGAACATGAGATGGTTACAACTGCTATTTATCCTCCCATTTTCG AAATCGCCGATTTTCTGTCAGACGAAGAATGCGACCACATCATTAAATTAGCAAAGGATGAGGGATTGGAGACATCGAGGACACTGAAGGAAGGAATAAAATACGATAAGAGAGCGCTCGGAAAGAATACAAAGAAGAATTTTGATGTCTGGGATTTAAACGAGGATGGACATATCGACAAGGATGAG ATGGTACACAACCTAGAAAATTATCTGGATTTTACACCGGACGAAGCTACTCTCCTAAATAT GTATTCAACCTTGCAACTGGACAAAGATCAAGACG AAAACATAAGTTTTGAGGAATTTAAAGAAAGAGACATCGCGGAAATGGCTAAATTAATCACaacagtgaaaaaagaaaagcccCAAACCAAGAGTCGACACAGTGAACAAGCATGGATAGAGAACGTTTCTGAAAGATCAGATAGTATTATAGCTGCCATTGCAGAAAG AGTGCAGCGGCTAACAATGCTCCCAATGGAAGTGATTAAGGCTAGTGAGTACATGCAG GTCGTGTCGTATGGACCGACAGGTCACTACAACTGCCATCTTGATTCAGACAACATTCAACCGAACAAACCATGTTGTCATATTCTGGACAGCGACAATCATTGCAGAATGTGCAG GTTTGCGACTGTGCTATATTTTTTGGATAATGTAGAAGATGGAGGCGAGACAGCTTTTCCAGTCGCTGACAACATCACCTTTGATGTTAAT GAGTGGATGAGAGATTCTGAAAACGTTTGCAACTTAGCCAAGAACTGCCACAAGGCAAATGTAGTGGTCAAACCCGAGAAAGGTAAAGCAGTCCTGTGGTACAATCACAGGGTAGACAACGCCACTGGATGGCTTGGTGAGCTTGATAAGTACTCGTTTCACGGAGGATGCAATGTAAGGCGTGGCACCAAGTGGATTGCAAATCATTGGATCAGTCTGAGCGAGGACAAGGAAGAGGATATCAAAAACTGGATAGAACTTGATCAATACGACGAGGATGAGAAACAAGTCAGTGAATCAAGCGAAGCGGATATTTCGCACCAGGAACTATGA
- the LOC136898671 gene encoding transmembrane prolyl 4-hydroxylase-like isoform X2, which produces MVTTAIYPPIFEIADFLSDEECDHIIKLAKDEGLETSRTLKEGIKYDKRALGKNTKKNFDVWDLNEDGHIDKDEMVHNLENYLDFTPDEATLLNMYSTLQLDKDQDENISFEEFKERDIAEMAKLITTVKKEKPQTKSRHSEQAWIENVSERSDSIIAAIAERVQRLTMLPMEVIKASEYMQVVSYGPTGHYNCHLDSDNIQPNKPCCHILDSDNHCRMCRFATVLYFLDNVEDGGETAFPVADNITFDVNEWMRDSENVCNLAKNCHKANVVVKPEKGKAVLWYNHRVDNATGWLGELDKYSFHGGCNVRRGTKWIANHWISLSEDKEEDIKNWIELDQYDEDEKQVSESSEADISHQEL; this is translated from the exons ATGGTTACAACTGCTATTTATCCTCCCATTTTCG AAATCGCCGATTTTCTGTCAGACGAAGAATGCGACCACATCATTAAATTAGCAAAGGATGAGGGATTGGAGACATCGAGGACACTGAAGGAAGGAATAAAATACGATAAGAGAGCGCTCGGAAAGAATACAAAGAAGAATTTTGATGTCTGGGATTTAAACGAGGATGGACATATCGACAAGGATGAG ATGGTACACAACCTAGAAAATTATCTGGATTTTACACCGGACGAAGCTACTCTCCTAAATAT GTATTCAACCTTGCAACTGGACAAAGATCAAGACG AAAACATAAGTTTTGAGGAATTTAAAGAAAGAGACATCGCGGAAATGGCTAAATTAATCACaacagtgaaaaaagaaaagcccCAAACCAAGAGTCGACACAGTGAACAAGCATGGATAGAGAACGTTTCTGAAAGATCAGATAGTATTATAGCTGCCATTGCAGAAAG AGTGCAGCGGCTAACAATGCTCCCAATGGAAGTGATTAAGGCTAGTGAGTACATGCAG GTCGTGTCGTATGGACCGACAGGTCACTACAACTGCCATCTTGATTCAGACAACATTCAACCGAACAAACCATGTTGTCATATTCTGGACAGCGACAATCATTGCAGAATGTGCAG GTTTGCGACTGTGCTATATTTTTTGGATAATGTAGAAGATGGAGGCGAGACAGCTTTTCCAGTCGCTGACAACATCACCTTTGATGTTAAT GAGTGGATGAGAGATTCTGAAAACGTTTGCAACTTAGCCAAGAACTGCCACAAGGCAAATGTAGTGGTCAAACCCGAGAAAGGTAAAGCAGTCCTGTGGTACAATCACAGGGTAGACAACGCCACTGGATGGCTTGGTGAGCTTGATAAGTACTCGTTTCACGGAGGATGCAATGTAAGGCGTGGCACCAAGTGGATTGCAAATCATTGGATCAGTCTGAGCGAGGACAAGGAAGAGGATATCAAAAACTGGATAGAACTTGATCAATACGACGAGGATGAGAAACAAGTCAGTGAATCAAGCGAAGCGGATATTTCGCACCAGGAACTATGA